From the genome of Seriola aureovittata isolate HTS-2021-v1 ecotype China chromosome 18, ASM2101889v1, whole genome shotgun sequence:
GTGAacttatgtcatttttttaagtattaaaAGAAGTTTACTTAAATCGTGGGCTGAACCATTACAACTCACTACACACTTAtgatgtaaagcactttgaagaCATTCAGCAACAGTGAGCGCTCTCTTGTGGACAATACATAAATACAGCCATTTTAGTTTGCTGACTTCAGATTTTGGCTGCCACTCAAATTATTATGCTATGGATTTCATTACTAAACTCTGTCATGATGTGAAAGCAAAGTACGTGGATGAATATATTCAGCCTTAGTGACAGCTTTATGTATGTTTGATTAAATATTAtaaggtttgtttttctaattttacaTATTACACCTTTAAATTTGTAGGAAAGTGATCCAGCACACTATTAACAACTGTaataaactctctctctttctcttttttttttttttttttaaaaaaaggcctgtatttattataatttatggCCACCTGCTGCCATCTGGCTTGCTGACAGATAGCTGAGATGTAATCATTCAGCCAAACCATTAATCTGCCCAATGAAGGTTACTTGATATACTGAGCAAGAGGGTAGAGCACATTTATGTGGTCCCCTACACTGAGGACGTGCATGTGGACACACTGTGCAACCCTTGTGAGCTTTACAGACACATGAATACAAATGCACAGATGCTCTttgcaatgtgtttttttttttttacaaaactacAGCAGGTACAGTGCAGACAGGTCACAAGTTTGAGGACTCTGAATTACCTTGGCAGATACAGGTATGACATAAGTTTGTGGCAATAAAGGGAGAAAGTTACCCAACCCTCTCAGTACCCTACATGTTGTAGATCATGTTATGTTAGAAGCACCTATTATAGACCCTGAAAACCCATTTTCCAATCAGCATCTGACTGTGAACAGTGAGATTTTACATGCACACTTTGCCAAAGTTTGATTCGGTTATTTCACATGAAGAACTTTCTGTATGTTTTGTGCCAACTGAGCCTTTCTCAGGCAGTTTTAGTGGGTGGGACCCAGGTGGGAAAATGGTGGGTGATGTCCCTTATTTCtatgcaccaatcaggatttagtAATATTTCACTCAAACTGTGTTGACAGTTTTAGGGCTGTTTTGTCATCCTTATCCAGCTGACGAGCTGAGTTTTTGTGTTAAAATCTTGatgaataatatatttttttcaaacttttactttacttctTCTACATTTAGTAGTAATTTAAGCAAAATTTTTGAAATCTTGAAACCAAGTAGCCTGGTCAAGGGCTTAAAACCATAATAATGTGATACACATTTCCTCACATTTGTAATTTATAAAAGCTGCTAAGCTGGAAATGTTTTCCCATAATATCTTAAGTTCTAATCTTCCTAACTTGTATAAAAGTGGTCAAATGCCCCACAAACCACAAGGAATATCCTCTGAACATATTGCACATAGGGAGGACAGCATCATGTCATTTTGTAAGGTTGCGTCATTATCTTACATTCCCCCTACAATTAGTCCAGCTGTAGAGGGAATCACTCAAGTTGTTGTTCCAATGTATTGTATTGTGGTTACACAAACgtaacacacacgtacacacgcagTGCGGGCTACAGTGCAAGCAATCCCTACCTCGTAATGTTTGCTGACTGTGTGGTCATTGAAGGAACTTATGTGCAATCCGCGCAACTCTAACAGAATTTATGCACTTAATGTAGTTTATTTAAAGCTGGAATGCAACGCGAGCATCCTGTCTGGAGTAGCACTTCCCCTTTAACTCGGCAGCTGTCGTCACTGCAGGGTGACTCGTATATTTTGCGACAGGACGTAGAAGCACCGGCTCGCCGTCGCTGGCTCATCTCCGCTGGCATAAAACAGCTCATCgcggggagaaaaaaaaaggaaaacaaatcctgtgtgtttatgttacAGCCAACTGTTTATAATGTGATACAATGCACCAGCCGTCTGAGCATCAAACACCAGTCGTCTTTTTTTATAGAGGAGGAAGGCGTCGTAGTGTTGCATGTAAGATTACCATTGGTTCTGCACGATCACTTATTTCCAGACCAGAATTTGGATGATAAAGATCCTTTTTTGGATCGGAGACTGTGTGCTAGCTATGATGAAGTCATGCAAACATAATCAGTGGCTTTATGCTCAGACATGGGTTTAAACCCATCACTTGAAATGTATCTATTGTTTGCAGCTGGAGAAGATGAAGTATGCACAGGCCTGTATTTCTTGTGATAGGTTTGCAtcactgtgtgcatgtacattTTGACAATGTGTGGGCAAAAACATAAAGTAACAAATGTGATTTCTTCACAGAACCTTGTTGCATTTGAAGGGGAAAACCTTGCTGACGGCACTACCAGCTGCCACATCTCATCCCTGTGCTCCTATGAGAGCCAATCTTAGCTCCACAACCAAATGAAGCTAACTGCCTCCCTGGAAGCTGCTCTCACAGAGGACTCCACCGGTTACTGGGACTCCTGTTCACTGTGCTGGGCTCCTGTAGCCCACCCATGCCTGTGATCCCCATCCCACGGCGGGTGCGCAGCTTCCATGGCCCCCACACCACCTGCATGCACTCGGCCTGTGGGTCGACACACGCTTCCAAGCTAGTGCGCACCAAGTACAATAACTTTGACCTCTACTTGCGCTCACGCTGCATGTACAGCTTCCTCCGTTTCCTCCTGTACTTTGGCTGCAGTCTGCTGACCTCTCTGCTCTGGGTGGcgctctctgctctcttcttCCTGCAGTACGTCAGCGTGCGCGTGCTCCTGAGGCTGCAGTACAAGCTGTCTGTCATTCTGCTTTTGTTAGGGCACCGGCGCCTGGACTTTGGGGTGGTCAATGACCTGATCATCTACAGCATGCAAATCACCATGTTTCTGGTGGGGGGGCTTGGCTGGTGCTTTATGGTGTTTGTGGACATGTAGCTGCGATGTGTGCAACGTGGGAAATGTAGTGTACGATGTGGATGCTTCACACTGTAACTTCAGCATTGTGTGGTTTTATGGGACAACACACACCTTTAACATGTCCTGCAGGACTGCTGTGTATCACTCAGCTCTAGTCAAAATGACCCTTTTGACATCAACTCATAAAACCTTATTGGTTTAGTTTCAGAAATGATAGAATCCAATAAGAATCAGATCTATGACATTTCTATCGTACTACATTTCTACTGTATTTTCATGCCATTTGTAAACTGTTTTCAGGGCATCTTGACtagaaaaacttttatttactattaagaaaaatgtgaatgtcAGAGTCAATGTTGCACGGAAAAGTGACTTAATATATGACTGATGTGCATCCAGGCTGTGTGATGCAAGGCAGTCGAGTGCCATAACACTAGTTgggccctaaaagcaaaagtGTACAATGATTCCCGGGTTGAAATTACAGATGATGTTGTGTGTAAACACAATATcatgtaaatatacatataccACAGAGATGAAGCTAATATACATTAACGTATGGTGGATGAAGTGACCATAACAAGTGAAGTTGTCAACAGCAGTGTGTATAATGTCGTTTTGTTGAATGGCTGGGGCAGAACAGAGGAAAGACAAGTGACAAACATAAACTTTTTTGTAAAGTTATTTaataaattttctgttgatgaaatgttttttgtgctttaaaCTGCATGGTCAAGTGAATGTGTTTACTGTGTTGTCTAACACCCATGATGGCATGCCTCGAGCTGTGTCATAAGAGTGTGTGACAGTTCAAATTGAGAACGGCTTTGGGTCAAGTGTTCCATCAGTCGCTCTTCACATGGTTTCAGAGCTGATCTGACAGACTTCTCTGTTTAGCTTCCCccagcacacaaacaccaacCACATCTAGATCCCGCTGTTTCTGCCAAGCATAACAATGGAAATGGCTGTGTCCCAATCACCTTATATAGCCTCATTTTCACATAGCGTGAAGTATGCTTACAGGAACTAATGAGGGCACAACATGTTGAAGCATTTTAATACTTAAACTTGTataaatgttcatatttaaCATGATATTTTATGTAATGTGCAAGCATCAGCTTAGATTTCAATGTTTATCTGTCACAAGCACAGGAGAGCAAAGCAAAAGAGGCTGGAAATTACCAGAAGGCCATCTTTAGATATGAACTTTCGACACAGTGGCTGGTGGCCTGACTAAGACATGCTTGAGACTGGTATGGCCTCAGGCTGTAAATGGATAATCAGGGGGCAACAATAAGCTTTTGTTCTGAGGATCAACACATCATATGCCTCGTACTCCGAGCCCGGGCCGATCTGACAGCCCAGTTACGCCAGAGGAGAAGTAGAGAACATGAGTTGTCTTGTGGTGTTTGGCATAGAGCTGTACTGTAGGTGAGCTTGATGAGTAAGTCATTGCCtactcatttttcatttcttctttttggtTCAAAAACTGAAGTTGTTTGTTAAGTCTGAATGACttgcaagatttttttttcctttttttttttttgttatttttgtgaacCTCATTCATCCCATTGTTACAGATCGATGAAAGTGAAGTTTTGACCAGCTATATTCTTACTAGACCACAGAGTATTGAAGCTAACAAAATCAACTGCCATTTTATTAGGCTACAGTTACAGCTTTTAGTTGAAGAATGAACTATAATGAAAAACTCTTTAATTTCATTGCAAACATTATTGAGGATATAACTGTACTAGTGGCATATGCCTAAGTACAATAAGATCATTATAAACTCACTCTTGAATACCACAGACACATGATAGTCCCTACAGGAATATTACAGTGCTACcatacactttttaaaatagCAAGAGGCACAATAAGCATACTGTATACTATTAAATCATCAACCCAATGAAAGCCTATATAGAAATATCACAGGACTTAGTGTACCGAGTTAAGTCTCATCATGGAACAAGTAAGTATTGATCCTTTAATGAAACTGGGTATCTCACAAAAGGACTTTCACACACTGAGAGGtcagaagaaacacaagaagttacaaatgaaaagtaatGAGAGAAGAGATAAACAGCAATGTCAGATGTTATAATAAGAACAGTACAGCAAAATAGGATGTGGCCTATGCAGTTAAACTTATAAAAGGTGGAGGCTGCAAGTGACTAAATACATTAAAGTTCTTTGTAATGGtaaataatacagtatttcCAGTATAATTGTAAGCAAATACACTTTTTCTGATGGGGTTCCTCACTAGTTGCTTGTTCGGAATAAGATCTTACTTGTAAAACAGATAATTAGATAATCATGTGTGAAGGACCGCTTAAAACAGTGATTCCCAACCTCATTAATGTTAAGAGGTTAAATATGAGGGGTCAAGGATGATTAAGGAGTTGGAATTTCtcttgcattttctttttacttgttAAGTGCtaggtgtgttgttttttgtttttttttgtttttgttttaactatGTGGGCCTCtaaaagataataaaattaacaagtgagtaaaaaatattttacctgCTTGAACAGCTCAGACTTCAACAAGAGCTTAACTTTGGTTTTAAAGGGTcatgagaaaaggaaaaaagacagaaacctttaaaacattaaaatgcaagtgaaaaaggcaataaaaaggcaaaatcaAAGTCcacaaaaaaatcaagtcaAGCAAACCCCCAAACTATCACAGGTTACCTTGATAAGGCCAATCATAAACTATACAGTAAGTGTACAAATGTATATAGGATAATATGAAAAATGGTTTTATATATCGCGTCCTGTGGAGTGAGTTAGCAGAAAGATATTCTGCCACCATGAAGTTTGCAAGCCCTGCAGTAATATTGCATGTCTGCAGTAAAGAAAAGTTGACTTGAGGTCACGCCGCCAGCAGTTGGCGCTTATAATTTAGCAGAACAGCACACATGCGCATCATGTAGCCTGAGCTGTCATCACATACGGACACGTGAGGTAACCACGCATGTACATTTTCTTTAGGAACACAACCAGGCACCTCTGTCCTCCTTGTAGCCCAAAATACGCCCCGATATGTTGCCTTTTCAAGtaagacatcacacacagtgtttgtcgCAGGGTAATTCGCCCACTGGGTTTAGTTATGTAGGCTACCCACACTGGAGTAGTCTATACCTTTAAGCCCGCAGAGTGCACCGAGTTCATGTGTCCGTAAAGGCGCACGATATTACCACACACTGTTGACAGTCCATTTGCCGCGTAGACTACAGTAGGACAGTGCACCTACAGTAACCTGCCAGGTCCCAGCaaaatgtctgtgtctttaaaaagaACTCTATACCGAACGGTGCATGATGTCAGGCTGCCTTGCAGTCCGTATACTGTTCATGTGAGCGGCGTTCACTTCCTGTAAAGGGACAGAAGcgggcagagagagaaagagagagtgggatAGAGAGATGGGGGACGAGCGGCCAAGATAGGACTGGAGTGATAGAGAGAGCCAACGGACGAGGGGGAAACCGGGgcctgcttttctttcttttttttcccttttttttttttaaacacctcGCAAACTTTATAGGTTATCCGAAGAGAAAGCCTGCCACATCTGCGCCAGCTGACAGCCGCAGTTTATGGATTAGCGACATATCGGGTAAATATATTCCCCCCTCTGTCTTGGCTTGATGTTTGCAGTGTCTGATTTGTATGACGCATAGGTTTTTTACCATGCATTATTCCCTCGCTTCTCCCTCTTTAAAGGCACAATAGGCAGCTGCACACAGCGGCACTATGCTGACAACACACCACGAGAGTTAATTCTGATACACTAACAGCTCAACTAAGTTAGACTCTTAAAACTTTCATGAAGTAATATCGcgaaatgtgaggattttacGTGGAGCATGGCAATTCCCGTAGAAGTGCAGCCTACCGCACGCCACTGAAAGAATTCAATCAGACATATgatatttgtagtttttcttttacccTCCCCAACAAAATGTAGTTCTACAGTAATGTTGGGCAACACTTTAAAAAACCACAGGAAATAGTATTGTCATGAGTTTCAACTGTAGCCATGAGTGGAGAAAGTGGCATGATATTGTCGGTCTTGCGTCACGatgaagtcaaaacaaaaaatctccACCCATAATGCATCCATTGTATTGCTATAGGTTGCACGATTGCTACAAGGAATAGTCGGGAGGTTGATGTTTCTGGGGCATTATTTCAAAATTGTAGTATTCTTATATGATCTAATACAGCTGGCTTCTCAAATCCTCACTGTCAGCACTGTTgcatctttaaatgttttttttttgtgtttaaaatctCTACTTAATACAAGAGACTAAGCTGTCTGTACATGATATAGGCTATAAAATCTTTGGGCTGTGAGGACTGTGAAGCAAAATGAATCAAGACACTTAAATCCAATGTTAATATTTTACCAAAGGGAAATCACAggattaaaaataattttaatttaagttgAAAAACAAGTTTCctttacacattttacagttgactGCTATTGTGTCAGTTGAGGCTCTGTTTACCTTAGTTGAACCCTGTAGGAGTCATCTGACTATACATACAGtaacccccctccctcccccccccccccccccccccctccttctcttgtGTGTACATAGGTGTATTATGTGGCTGGCCCACATGTAGCATGTGGCAATTtgcttcatttcctgtcactctccttccctctcgcacacattctgtctctcttgtcACCCTGCTCTCATTCTTGTTGTCTCTAGTCCACGGTCGAATGTCATGTGTTTGATCTCAAGATgactgtgaaagagaaaaacccCACATACTTGCAGGTTCGTTATGGGCTGTATCTTATCTCTTTTACGTGGTGTTTAACTCTACAGTATCGCTGGCATCCTGGTCCCTGACAGGTGTCACACAGGTTGGATTGCACCTTAAAGCCTGCTTTATAGATTCATATGAATCATTAAAGTAGTGTAGTGTGAAGTTCACAGCTTGTTTAAAAACATGCTCCTCACAATTTTACAGTAATGAATTCCACTTCAGAGTTTTGGAGTGTTTTAGTGCCCATCTGTTTCTACTTCTCTTACGTAAAAATATCATGGGCGATAATGAGGTGTGTTgtgcttgtcttttttttatatagctgAATCAGTATGTATCTATAGGTGTACTTACCTACGACAACGCGAAGACAGCAAGGTAGTTTATGATAGGCCTACTCCCAATACGGGGAAATCATTTCGGGGTAATGTGAGTTTGTTCTGCCAAGTTTCTATCTTCAGTGTTTAACACAACATACATGGAAAatgtgggacttttttttttttttctttctaaacgGAGGCCTTCCAACACCACTCGTCTTTGACTTGGACGTCTGCCAAAGGGTTGTGATGGCTCTCAACagctgtatttgtctgtgtgtgcgtgtttgcgtgtgtctgtgagtgtgttagcATATGTGTGCGTATTTGTGTatgggtgggggtgtgtgtgtgtgaatgtgtgtgtgtgtgcgtgtgtgtgtgtgtactctcgCTGTGTGTCCCGGGATGCCCTTCCTCCATAGGCCTCACACTATACAGCATTCCACAAGGGGGCCCGGGGCTGTCTGCAAGTGGGGAGTGTCAAGGAGAAGGAAGGCAACGCTGTTTGAAATATAACTGATGCGGATCCTGACAGAAAAGGGTGAGGAGTAAAACTGCGAGACTCGTGCTTCAATGAAGGTCGTGTCTCATCTCTTGCTAGACCCAAAAATGAACTAGGATTGATGTTGTGTCAACACACAGTtacactgtaaaagaaaaaaacatttgtacttACATACATAGTCCGCCTTAGGGCTgtcacaaattcacaaaaacgaTATTATCACGATATCtatagaaaatttgaaaaaaacaaaacaataatgataatctATCAGTCAActtcatctttaactttgttttcttttttcggTAAATGAATTCTACTCAAGTAGGGAGGTGTAGAGGGAGTCTGTAACTATAGCTGTACAAAAGCGCACAAAAAGAACAATTCAACTTAATGGAAAGTGAAAGGACAACTGAATAAACCgataaacaaaagatccacaaggcttaacatctgccatcatgatgttttttatgtgtattattAACGCAATATCAATGTTGCATTTTCGTAAATATCTCGGTAATTGTCGATATAGATATATCGCCACACCCGTTATCTGATTACAACCTGTGTAAAACTTCTCTAGAGCTTTGATAAGGCAGCATTTACCATCACAGgcacatcagcatcagcagttGGAGAAAACTGCCTAAAGGTGATTTCCacagttttttctttgacaGCAAATATTTGAGGACAAAGCATCAGTCTTAATCCTTACTGTATTTTACTATGACACACTCAGGGGAAGATTAAAACAGCATGCTACTGATACTGAAAATCATCGCAACTAGAGATTTTCTTGACTCCCCTGCTTcgttaaaacacatttattgatCCAAAGTACGACATTTAAAACCTGGAGGATGCATTTGTCCCTAGTGCTGCTTCatttgctgtgtatgtgtgtgtgtgcttgtgtgtgcgtgcgtgcatgcatgtgtgtgtgtgtgcgcgcgcatgtcCTCATGCTTGGTGCActtttctctgtatgtgtgtatacttGTGTGaagagtgtgtttatgtgtgtatga
Proteins encoded in this window:
- the LOC130186199 gene encoding transmembrane protein 250, which translates into the protein MPVIPIPRRVRSFHGPHTTCMHSACGSTHASKLVRTKYNNFDLYLRSRCMYSFLRFLLYFGCSLLTSLLWVALSALFFLQYVSVRVLLRLQYKLSVILLLLGHRRLDFGVVNDLIIYSMQITMFLVGGLGWCFMVFVDM